In Nocardioides dokdonensis FR1436, the following are encoded in one genomic region:
- a CDS encoding SigE family RNA polymerase sigma factor: protein MISGPDVDFESFVRARTPALSRTAYLLTGDAHLAEDLVQTALFKAARAWPRLAGDPEPYVRRILYTQNVSWWRSRRHLTEQALGAYDAPAPGGSDPDLRLTLEQALARLTSRQRTVLVLRYFEDLTEVQTAAALGIRPGTAKSLTRQALARIRTLAPELAELVGPAGHPGAVGNEGVAR from the coding sequence GTGATCTCGGGACCGGACGTGGACTTCGAGTCGTTCGTGCGCGCCCGCACACCGGCCCTCTCCCGGACCGCGTACCTCCTCACGGGGGACGCCCACCTCGCGGAGGACCTCGTGCAGACAGCGCTCTTCAAGGCGGCCCGCGCCTGGCCGCGCCTGGCCGGTGACCCCGAGCCCTACGTCCGGCGCATCCTCTACACGCAGAACGTCTCGTGGTGGCGCTCCCGGCGCCACCTCACCGAGCAGGCGCTCGGCGCGTACGACGCCCCCGCGCCGGGCGGCTCGGACCCCGACCTGCGCCTCACCCTCGAGCAGGCGCTGGCCCGGCTGACCAGCCGCCAGCGCACGGTGCTGGTGCTGCGCTACTTCGAGGACCTCACCGAGGTGCAGACCGCCGCCGCCCTGGGCATCCGCCCCGGCACCGCCAAGTCGCTGACCCGGCAGGCGTTGGCGCGGATCCGCACGCTGGCCCCCGAGCTCGCCGAGCTGGTGGGGCCCGCCGGGCACCCGGGGGCCGTCGGCAACGAGGGGGTGGCCCGATGA